In Zingiber officinale cultivar Zhangliang chromosome 11B, Zo_v1.1, whole genome shotgun sequence, a single window of DNA contains:
- the LOC122033388 gene encoding glutamate synthase 1 [NADH], chloroplastic-like isoform X2, whose translation MRILGHNGEINTLRGNVNWMKAREGLLKCKELGLSKNEMKKLLPIVDASSSDSGAFDGVLELLVRAGRSLPEAVMMMIPEAWQNDKNMDPDRKALYEYFSALMEPWDGPALISFTDGRYLGATLDRNGLRPGRFYITHNGRVIMASEVGVVDIPPAEVARKGRLNPGMMLLVDFENHVVVDDETLKQQFSQARPYGEWLRRQKICLEDVINSVPKSESIPPSIFGTVRSQTHDEDMENMGLHGLLAPLKAFGYTVEALEMLLLPMAKDATEALGSMGNDAPLAVMSNREKLSFEYFKQMFAQVTNPPIDPIREKIVTSMECMIGPEGDLTETTEEQCHRLSLKGPLLSIDEMEAVKKMNYRGWRSKVLDITYPKEQGRKGLEETLDRICSEARSAIHKGYTTLVLSDRGFSSNHVAVSSLLAVGAVHQHLVSTLERTQVGLLVESAEPREVHHFCTLVGFGADAVCPYLAIEAIWQLQIDGKIPPKADGKFQSREDLVKKYFKASNYGMMKVLAKMGISTLASYKGAQIFEALGLSSEVIEKCFKGTPSRVEGATFEMLAGDSLRLHELAFPTRAPPPSNAEALPNPGDYHWRKGGEIHLNDPLAIAKLQEAAKANSITAYKEYSKRIQELNKNCNLRGILKFKDVTEKVPLDEVEPASEIVKRFCTGAMSYGSISLEAHTTLAIAMNKIGGKSNTGEGGEQPSRMEPLRDGSRNPKRSSIKQVASGRFGVTSYYLSNADELQIKMAQGAKPGEGGELPGHKVIGDIAVTRNSTAGVGLISPPPHHDIYSIEDLAQLIYDLKNSNPGARISVKLVSEAGVGVVASGVVKGHADHVLISGHDGGTGASRWTGIKNAGLPWELGLAETHQTLVANNLRGRTVVQTDGQLKTGRDVAIAALLGAEEFGFSTAPLITLGCIMMRKCHKNTCPVGIATQDPILREKFAGEPEHVINFFFMLAEEVRDIMSQLGFRTMTEMVGRADMLEIDKEVTSSNEKLRNIDLSLLLRPASDIRPGVPQYCIQKQDHGLDVALDQKLISSSKAALEKGLPVYIEMPVHNVNRAVGTMLSHEVTKRYMLKGLPTDSIHIKLVGSAGQSLGAFLCPGITIELEGDSNDYVGKGLCGGKIVVYPPRESQFDPKENIVVGNVALYGATNGEAYFNGMAAERFCVRNSGARAVVEGVGDHGCEYMTGGTVVILGKTGRNFAAGMSGGIAYVFDIDGMFQTRCNPELVDLEKVEDEEDITTLRMMIQQHQRYTRSVLAREVLSDFESLLPKFFKVFPRDYRMILQKIKAEENVKESEEQEEKELMETDAFEELKKLAAASSVAKKEEDLAAAKRPTQVDNAVKHRGFIAYERQSISYRDPNDRIKDWKEVANECKPGPLMKTQSARCMDCGTPFCHQENSGCPLGNKIPEFNELVHQNRWREALDRLLETNNFPEFTGRVCPAPCEGSCVLGIIENPVSIKSIECAIIDKAFEEGWMIPRPPQKRTGKRVAIVGSGPAGLAAADQLNKMGHLVTVYERADRIGGLMMYGVPNMKTDKVEIVQRRVDLMTKEGVNFVVNAHVGTDPKFSLDHLRSQNHAIVLACGATKPRDLPVPGRELSGVHFAMEFLHANTKSLLDSNLWDGKYLSAQGKKVVVIGGGDTGTDCIATSIRHGCTNLVNLELLPEPPKKRAPGNPWPQWPRIFRVDYGHEEATSKFGKDPRTYEVLTKRFVGDENGVVKGLEVVRVHWAKDSSGKFKFEEIRGSEETIEADLVLLAMGFLGPESAIADELGLELDNRSNFMAEYGHFATSVDGVFAAGDCRRGQSLVVWAINEGRQAAAQVDKYLMKDVDTRSKDSPSASSEDLVQKITAQGK comes from the exons ATGCGAATTTTGGGCCACAACGGAGAAATCAACACATTGCGGGGCAATGTGAATTG GATGAAGGCACGTGAAGGATTGTTGAAGTGCAAGGAACTAGGTTTGTCAAAGAATGAAATGAAGAAACTTTTGCCTATTGTTGATGCTAGTTCATCTGATTCTG GCGCATTTGATGGTGTCCTTGAGCTTCTGGTCCGTGCTGGCAGAAGTCTTCCTGAAGCTGTTATGATGATGATACCTGAAGCATGGCAGAATGATAAGAACATGGATCCTGATAGGAAGGCTCTCTATGAATATTTCTCAGCTCTTATGGAGCCCTGGGATGGACCCGCCCTCATATCTT TTACGGATGGTCGCTATCTTGGAGCAACATTGGATCGTAATGGTTTGAGACCTGGCCGCTTTTATATCACTCATAATGGACGTGTTATCATGGCTAGTGAAGTAGGTGTTGTAGACATTCCTCCCGCTGAAGTGGCACGGAAAGGAAGGCTCAACCCTGGGATGATGTTGTTGGTGGATTTTGAAAATCATGTTGTTGTTGATGATGAGACACTTAAGCAGCAATTTTCACAGGCTAGACCATATGGAGAATGGCTTAGGAGACAGAAGATTTGCCTCGAAGATGTTATCAATTCTGTCCCTAAAAGTGAAAGTATTCCTCCAAGCATTTTTGGAACTGTACGG TCTCAGACTCATGATGAGGACATGGAAAACATGGGGCTTCATGGTCTTCTGGCACCACTGAAAGCCTTTGG CTATACTGTTGAAGCATTGGAAATGCTGTTGCTGCCAATGGCAAAAGATGCCACTGAAGCTCTTGGTTCAATGGGAAATGATGCTCCCTTGGCCGTGATGTCAAATAGAGAGAAACTTAGCTTTGAATACTTCAAGCAGATGTTTGCTCAAGTTACAAATCCGCCAATTGATCCGATCCGGGAGAAAATAGTTACATCCATGGAGTGCATGATTGGTCCTGAAGGGGATCTTACTGAAACCACTGAAGAGCAGTGCCATCGCCTGTCATTGAAAGGGCCTCTTCTATCCATTGACGAAATGGAAGCTGTAAAAAAGATGAACTACAGAGGTTGGCGCAGCAAAGTACTTGATATCACATATCCAAAGGAGCAAGGCCGAAAGGGTTTGGAGGAAACCTTGGATAGGATTTGTTCAGAAGCTCGTTCTGCTATCCATAAAGGCTATACAACTCTTGTACTGTCTGACAGAG GTTTTTCTTCCAATCATGTTGCTGTAAGCTCCCTCTTGGCAGTTGGTGCTGTCCATCAACATCTAGTCTCAACACTTGAGAGGACACAGGTAGGATTGCTGGTTGAATCTGCAGAGCCCCGTGAAGTGCATCACTTTTGTACTCTTGTTGGGTTTGGAGCAGATGCTGTCTGCCCGTATTTGGCCATAGAAGCAATTTGGCAATTACAAATTGATGGAAAGATCCCTCCTAAAGCAGATGGAAAATTCCAATCAAGGGAGGATCTTGTTAAGAAATACTTTAAAGCCAGCAACTATGGAATGATGAAGGTTCTTGCTAAAATGGGGATATCGACCCTAGCATCTTACAAGGGTGCGCAGATTTTTGAAGCTCTAGGACTCTCTTCTGAGGTTATTGAGAAATGCTTCAAAGGAACACCAAGTAGAGTTGAAGGTGCAACATTTGAAATGCTTGCTGGAGATTCACTCCGTCTTCATGAGTTGGCATTTCCAACCAGAGCACCACCACCCAGTAATGCAGAAGCATTACCTAATCCTGGGGATTACCATTGGAGAAAAGGAGGTGAAATTCACCTTAATGATCCCCTTGCAATTGCTAAATTGCAAGAGGCAGCCAAAGCTAACAGTATTACTGCATACAAAGAATATTCTAAGCGTATACAGGAGCTGAACAAGAATTGCAACCTTCGTGGAATACTGAAGTTTAAAGATGTCACTGAGAAAGTTCCTTTGGACGAGGTCGAACCTGCTAGTGAGATTGTTAAGCGCTTTTGTACTGGAGCTATGAGTTATGGTTCAATATCATTGGAAGCACATACTACTCTAGCAATTGCTATGAACAAAATTGGAGGCAAATCTAATACTG GTGAGGGAGGCGAGCAACCTTCTCGTATGGAGCCTCTGCGAGATGGTTCAAGGAATCCAAAGAGGAGCTCCATTAAACAAGTAGCAAGTGGTAGGTTTGGTGTAACAAGCTACTACCTGAGCAATGCTGATGAACTCCAGATAAAGATGGCTCAG GGGGCCAAACCGGGCGAGGGGGGTGAACTTCCAGGCCATAAAGTTATTGGTGATATTGCTGTCACAAGAAATTCCACTGCTGGTGTTGGTCTTATTAGTCCTCCACCACACCATGATATCTATTCCATTGAAGATCTTGCACAGCTTATTTATGATCTTAAG AACTCAAATCCTGGCGCCAGAATTAGTGTTAAGCTAGTCTCTGAGGCTGGTGTTGGGGTAGTTGCCAGTGGGGTTGTAAAAGGGCATGCTGACCATGTTTTGATATCTGGGCATGATGGTGGCACAGGAGCTTCTCGTTGGACTGGCATAAAAAATGCTGGTCTGCCCTGGGAGCTTGGATTAGCTGAGACACATCAGACTCTAGTTGCAAATAACCTGCGAGGACGAACAGTAgtgcagacagatgggcagttaAAAACAGGAAGAGATGTTGCAATTGCAGCGCTACTTGGGGCAGAAGAGTTTGGTTTCAGCACTGCACCTCTAATAACTCTTGGCTGCATCATGATGCGAAAGTGTCACAAAAATACTTGCCCGGTTGGAATTGCCACTCAAGATCCTATTCTTCGTGAAAAATTTGCTGGGGAACCTGAACATGTTATAAACTTTTTCTTTATGCTGGCAGAGGAAGTTCGTGATATAATGTCTCAATTGGGCTTTCGGACCATGACCGAGATGGTTGGTCGTGCAGACATGCTTGAGATTGATAAGGAAGTGACTAGTAGTAATGAAAAATTGAGGAATATTGATCTTTCATTGCTTCTTAGACCTGCATCTGATATTCGGCCTGGAGTGCCTCAATATTGCATTCAAAAGCAGGATCATGGATTGGATGTGGCATTGGATCAGAAGCTTATTTCCTCATCAAAAGCTGCTCTTGAAAAAGGATTGCCTGTTTATATTGAGATGCCAGTTCACAATGTAAACCGTGCTGTGGGTACCATGCTTAGCCATGAGGTAACTAAACGTTATATGTTGAAAGGATTGCCTACAGATTCAATCCATATTAAGCTAGTTGGAAGTGCTGGTCAGAGCCTGGGAGCTTTTCTCTGTCCTGGAATTACTATTGAGCTTGAAGGTGACAGCAATGACTATGTTGGGAAAGGGTTATGTGGAGGCAAAATTGTAGTTTATCCACCAAGAGAGAGCCAATTTGATCCAAAAGAAAATATTGTTGTGGGCAATGTTGCATTATATGGTGCCACAAATGGGGAGGCATATTTTAATGGAATGGCTGCAGAAAGATTTTGTGTCCGTAACTCAGGTGCTAGAGCAGTTGTTGAAGGTGTTGGTGATCATGGTTGTGAGTATATGACTGGTGGTACTGTTGTTATTTTAGGTAAAACTGGGAGAAACTTTGCTGCTGGTATGAGTGGTGGAATTGCTTATGTTTTCGATATTGATGGGATGTTTCAGACACGATGCAATCCTGAGTTGGTTGATCTTGAAAAGGTTGAGGATGAGGAAGACATCACAACGTTGAGAATGATGATTCAACAACACCAACGTTATACAAGAAGTGTTCTAGCAAGGGAAGTCCTTTCTGATTTTGAATCTCTGCTGCCCAAGTTTTTCAAAGTGTTTCCAAGGGATTATAGGATGATTCTtcagaaaataaaagcagaagAAAATGTTAAAGAATCTGAGGAGCAAGAAGAAAAAGAGCTAATGGAAACGGATGCATTTGAAGAGCTAAAGAAACTGGCTGCAGCATCTTCTGTTGCTAAG AAAGAAGAAGACTTGGCTGCAGCAAAAAGGCCAACACAGGTTGACAATGCTGTTAAGCATAGAGGTTTTATTGCTTATGAGCGACAAAGTATTTCATATAGGGATCCTAATGATCGAATTAAAGATTGGAAAGAAGTTGCTAACGAGTGTAAGCCAGGGCCACTGATGAAAACACAATCTGCTCGCTGCATGGATTGTGGGACTCCTTTTTGTCATCAG GAAAACTCTGGGTGCCCACTTGGAAATAAAATACCTGAATTTAATGAACTGGTTCATCAAAATAGATGGCGTGAAGCATTGGATCGGCTTCTCGAGACAAATAACTTCCCAGAATTTACTGGCCGAGTCTGCCCGGCTCCTTGTGAAGGATCATGTGTTCTTGGCATCATTGAGAACCCAGTTTCTATTAAAAGTATAGAGTGTGCAATCATAGACAAGGCATTTGAAGAAGGATGGATGATACCTCGTCCTCCACAGAAAAGAACTGG GAAGAGAGTTGCTATTGTTGGTAGTGGTCCAGCTGGGCTTGCTGCTGCTGATCAGTTAAATAAAATGGGTCATTTAGTCACTGTTTACGAACGTGCTGACCGAATTGGAGGGCTTATGATGTATGGTGTTCCAAACATGAAGACGGATAAAGTTGAGATCGTTCAACGTCGTGTGGATCTAATGACCAAGGAAGGTGTTAATTTTGTGGTAAACGCTCATGTCGGAACAGATCCCAAGTTCTCCCTTGACCATCTCCGTTCCCAGAATCATGCAATTGTCTTGGCTTGTGGAGCTACTAAACCAAG GGATCTTCCTGTTCCTGGACGAGAACTCTCTGGAGTCCATTTTGCAATGGAATTTCTCCATGCAAACACTAAAAGTCTGCTTGATAGCAATCTATGGGATGGTAAATATTTGTCTGCACAAGGTAAGAAAGTGGTTGTAATAGGTGGAGGAGATACAGGAACTGATTGTATTGCAACATCTATCCGACATGGCTGTACAAACCTTGTAAATCTAGAACTACTTCCTGAACCACCTAAGAAAAGAGCACCAGGAAATCCATGGCCACAG tggCCCCGGATTTTCCGTGTAGATTATGGTCATGAAGAAGCAACATCCAAGTTTGGAAAAGACCCACGGACGTATGAGGTTCTGACCAAGCGATTTGTGGGAGATGAAAATGGAGTTGTCAAGGGTCTCGAGGTGGTCCGGGTCCATTGGGCAAAGGATAGTAGCGGAAAATTTAAGTTCGAGGAAATCAGGGGCTCTGAGGAGACTATAGAAGCTGATCTAGTTCTCTTAGCTATGGGCTTTCTTGGTCCAGAATCG GCAATTGCTGATGAACTGGGTCTGGAGCTAGACAACAGGTCCAACTTCATGGCGGAGTACGGCCACTTTGCAACCAGTGTAGATGGGGTTTTTGCTGCTGGGGACTGCCGGCGAGGCCAGTCGCTCGTCGTTTGGGCCATCAATGAGGGCCGTCAAGCTGCGGCGCAGGTCGACAAATATCTAATGAAAGATGTGGATACTAGAAGCAAAGACAGCCCCTCTGCTTCCAGCGAAGATTTAGTGCAGAAAATAACTGCTCAGGGAAAATAA